The nucleotide sequence CTCGCGGGTGCCGTAGCTGCGGAAGGGTAGGATTTGCAGCGGGTCGAACAGCCCGAGGCGCTGCTTGGCCCGCCGCTTGAGGCGCTTGGCCCCACCTACGGTACGGCGGGTGAGACGAACGAGTGGATTCGCCATGGTCCTCCCTTCGGGGAAGGTAGGGATGGCGGCCGGCCGGTGCATGCCGGGCGTTCAGTCGATGACGGTAGGGGCTACCACCGCCACAGCGCGAACGAGACCAGGTGGAACGACGCGAGCCACAGGCTGAGGGTGAGGGCGGACGCGGACCCCAGCAGGCAGCGCCACCGGGCCAGCGTCGCGGTCTCCTGGCGCCAGGTGCGGACACTGACGACGACACCGGCCAGCGCCAGCGCGGGAAAGAGGACGCTGGCGGCCCACACCCCCACGGTCTGCCAGTTCATCTGCCCCAGCAGGCTCAGCTCGAGGTTCGCCGCGCAGACGAGGCCGAGCACCAGCACCAGCACGGCCAGGGTGGGAAGGCGGCGCGTCCAGCGGTTGCGCAGGGCCTTGCGCCGTCCGAAGGGCGCGCTCAGCAAGAGGGGCAGGGCGAGCAGCACGCTCAGCAGCGGAAGCACTGCCGACGCCATGGACGTGCGCTGCAGGCTGTCGCTGCCCAGCTGGAGGCCGATGACGGCCCCGCCCTCGTCACGGAGCACGACGCCGTCCACGACGTCGCCGTAGTCCGTGTCGGCGAGCAGCCCGTTGCCGTGGTGCTTCAGGCTCGCCTCGTAGCCCGTGCCCGGCACGAAGGGGGTGATGCTCAGCATGTCCCCCTGCGCCCGCGCCCTGCCTGTACTGAGCAGGTAGGTGGGAAGGCCGAGCAACGAGATGCGCGGGTTCGCGAGGCGATACCAGCCGTCGACATCGCTCGCGAGTGGAACGGCGGCCGCGGTGGGCGCCTTCCACCGTGTCTGCCGGGCGATGTAGGCCACGAGCACGGCTTCGAGCTTGCGCAGCGAGTTCTCGCTGTTGACCAGCAGCACGTAGCCCATGCCGTGTCCGGCGTGGAAGTGCAGGCTCGCCTTCGCGCCCAGCACGCCACCGGCATGGCCCTGCCACTGCTCGCCGTTCACGATCCGGGGGAGCAGCCCCAGCCCCGGGCCGTAGGCCAGCTTCGCCTGCGCGCCGCGCGTTCCCTGGGCCCGCTTCATCATCTGGACGGTCTCCGCACGCAGCACGCCGGGGGCGGAAGCGCCGTCAGTGAGCAGGAAGCGGCCGAGCCTGGCCAGGTCCTTCGCATTGCTCCACAGCGCACCGTGCGCCTGCGTCAGCTCGAAGGGCGTGCCGGTCCGGTGCATGTCGCCGCCGCTGTGGCCCTCGGCATGGTCCCGCTTCATCGCCTCGGAGGTCAGCGCGGTGGTCTGCTCGATGCCCAGCGGCTTCAGGACCTTGCTGGAGACAACCTCGTCCCACGGCTGCTGGTAGTGGGCTTCCAGGATGGCGCCGAGCAGCACGTAGCCCGGGTTGCTGTAGCTCTCGGCCGTCCCGGGGCGCCAGCGCACCACCAGCGGCTCGGGGTGGGCGAGGCTGCTCTCCAGGTGGCGCCCGCGGCGCTCCACGGGGCTGAAGAAGGCCTTGGCATGCGTATCGTCGAAGCCCGCCGTGTGCGTCAGCAGGTGAAGCACGCGGACCGGGTCGGTGGCCTGGAACGAGTTGCGGATGGGCGCGGTGGGAAGCAGGTCCGAGACCGGCGTCTCCAGGCCGAAGTGGCCCTGCTCGACGAGCTGCAGGATGGCGATGGCCGTCACCGTCTTCGTAATCGACCCGAGGCGAAAGAGCGTGTCCTCGCTGACCGGGGTGCTGGCTCCGTGGTCGGCCAGGCCGAGGCTCCCGGTGAGCACGGTGCCGTCCCGGTCGAACACCGCATAGCTCGCCCCCGGGATGTCCTGCTCGTGCATCAGCTCCGTCAGCTTCTGGCGCAGCTCTTCCGGTGACGCCGGTGCATTCGGCCCGGGAAGGCTCGCGGCGAGCACGAGCGTGGGCACGAGCAACGCGACGACACAGAGGGGGGCAA is from Pyxidicoccus xibeiensis and encodes:
- a CDS encoding serine hydrolase domain-containing protein; translated protein: MKRLAPLCVVALLVPTLVLAASLPGPNAPASPEELRQKLTELMHEQDIPGASYAVFDRDGTVLTGSLGLADHGASTPVSEDTLFRLGSITKTVTAIAILQLVEQGHFGLETPVSDLLPTAPIRNSFQATDPVRVLHLLTHTAGFDDTHAKAFFSPVERRGRHLESSLAHPEPLVVRWRPGTAESYSNPGYVLLGAILEAHYQQPWDEVVSSKVLKPLGIEQTTALTSEAMKRDHAEGHSGGDMHRTGTPFELTQAHGALWSNAKDLARLGRFLLTDGASAPGVLRAETVQMMKRAQGTRGAQAKLAYGPGLGLLPRIVNGEQWQGHAGGVLGAKASLHFHAGHGMGYVLLVNSENSLRKLEAVLVAYIARQTRWKAPTAAAVPLASDVDGWYRLANPRISLLGLPTYLLSTGRARAQGDMLSITPFVPGTGYEASLKHHGNGLLADTDYGDVVDGVVLRDEGGAVIGLQLGSDSLQRTSMASAVLPLLSVLLALPLLLSAPFGRRKALRNRWTRRLPTLAVLVLVLGLVCAANLELSLLGQMNWQTVGVWAASVLFPALALAGVVVSVRTWRQETATLARWRCLLGSASALTLSLWLASFHLVSFALWRW